The following proteins are co-located in the Acidicapsa acidisoli genome:
- a CDS encoding TonB-dependent receptor, which produces MSIRLFARAVLIVVLLVSSSFLARAQSTYGSVTGTVTDTSSAAVVGATVTLTSKATDEKQVQSTGETGLYSFVNLNPGEYRLEVEKAGFKRVDSSNVTIQVQQTSRIDFTLTVGQVSETVTVTSDAPLLQAETSSLGEVVEQRNADELPLNGRNVFSLVEVAPSVVMQGQAGATATGQNPFSWGNFQIGGAFANQSAEYLDGQPLNIGYINLPILIPTQDSIGEFKVQTNNIGPEWGKVAGGVLNLSTKGGSNAYHGEAYEYIRNKVLNANDWFSNNAGIARPPFTQNQFGVNFGGRIIKDRTFFFYSYEGFRLRSGAPWTSTVPTAQEIGGGPNGAYDLSSLAAASGVAQIIDPCGGVLQTIPNADGLGVGGCGNAAGGPSATYNPVPFAGNMIPANRVNATAKAMLNLWPKPTNANQLNNYVASYSLGGNQNQNLVRIDQKINDKQHIFGRFSQWNNLNLPEDPLGTGLCLDRCTETMTSKAIAIGYNYVFSPNVIGNLDISASRFNYLRTPKNSGFDFTSIGWPSGFNTQLPSSLRTPPTPDVLGMSDNVMASQGQSYIVDHDTQYWISPSITLVHGRHTFQLGFQDEITLDDYAQSNIVSGSLGFSGSYTEDYDTTVNPTGAQLAFADYLLGWAQNPSNVGNHFFGDAVIPNLVAGKQKLLAGYVNDTYHATNKLTLNLGLRYDYQSPWTERFNRQSYFNPLAVDPLASAATGLTVLGAAGLVDTPGHSSRYNLDTNKLGIAPRVGFAYGFDSKTVIRGGYGLFWMPIDANWATNPLNDPVNSIQTDYTGNNGNTEVPTNTITTPWISFVQPPGRTPSSITGVSLAAVDLEGSANPTFDIPEYNYGYMQQWNLDIQRSLWGGWFADVAYAANKGTHLPQYSQQVDQLGDNYLAQAALQYQAGLVSNPANPYAAVSITQLVTNPFAASSAPGSALSSATTTSGQLLRPFPQYNGLQYAGQGSFGSIYHSLQATLQKRFSGGGTLLAAYTWSKLLSNTDTITSWLETGGTGAIQDWNNLRGEKSVSSQNVPQHLIVSYVLDLPFGNKQKYLNGVSPLTNKFVGGWGVDGVTTFQDGFPVNINAVSNGANYYGAGLRPNVVAGCNKATSGSADQRVKSGLAGNAGWINPACFTEPAPYTFGNEPRVDPTLKAQGIDNWDFAAFKHTTFGPDQRLGFEFRCEIFNTFNHVQFIPPANGFGSSNFGVISGQGQLNNPRLVQFAGKIVF; this is translated from the coding sequence ATGTCAATAAGACTATTTGCGCGAGCAGTTCTGATCGTTGTTCTTCTCGTGTCCAGCTCGTTCTTAGCGAGAGCACAGTCAACTTACGGCTCGGTCACTGGAACGGTAACGGACACGTCCAGTGCAGCAGTGGTAGGGGCAACCGTCACGCTAACCAGCAAAGCGACAGATGAGAAACAGGTCCAGTCTACGGGCGAAACCGGGCTCTACTCCTTTGTGAACCTCAACCCCGGCGAGTATCGTCTTGAAGTTGAAAAGGCGGGGTTCAAACGCGTCGATAGCTCCAATGTCACGATTCAGGTTCAGCAGACCTCGCGAATCGACTTTACATTGACTGTCGGCCAGGTAAGTGAAACTGTAACCGTAACTTCCGATGCCCCTCTGCTGCAGGCGGAGACTTCTTCTTTAGGCGAGGTTGTTGAGCAGCGCAACGCCGATGAACTACCGTTGAACGGGCGCAATGTATTCAGCCTGGTTGAGGTTGCGCCATCCGTAGTTATGCAGGGACAAGCCGGTGCTACGGCGACCGGTCAGAACCCCTTTTCGTGGGGTAACTTCCAGATCGGTGGCGCCTTTGCGAATCAGAGTGCCGAGTATCTGGATGGACAGCCGCTCAATATCGGGTACATCAATCTGCCTATTCTGATTCCAACGCAGGATTCGATCGGAGAATTCAAAGTTCAAACAAATAACATTGGCCCGGAGTGGGGCAAGGTTGCGGGCGGAGTTCTCAACCTGAGCACCAAGGGCGGCAGCAATGCCTACCACGGCGAGGCATATGAGTACATTCGAAATAAAGTCCTAAACGCCAATGACTGGTTTTCAAATAACGCCGGGATCGCCAGACCGCCCTTTACGCAGAACCAGTTTGGCGTCAACTTCGGTGGAAGAATTATCAAAGACAGGACCTTTTTCTTCTATAGCTACGAGGGATTCCGGTTGCGCTCCGGAGCGCCATGGACATCTACAGTTCCAACGGCTCAAGAGATCGGCGGAGGACCCAACGGAGCCTACGATTTAAGCAGTCTTGCGGCCGCCTCAGGCGTAGCGCAAATCATCGATCCGTGCGGTGGAGTGCTTCAAACTATCCCCAACGCAGATGGTTTAGGCGTTGGCGGTTGCGGGAACGCCGCAGGCGGTCCCAGCGCCACATACAATCCCGTTCCGTTTGCCGGCAATATGATCCCAGCCAACCGCGTCAATGCAACGGCTAAGGCGATGTTGAATCTTTGGCCGAAACCAACCAATGCCAACCAGCTGAACAATTATGTTGCAAGTTACAGCCTTGGCGGCAATCAGAACCAAAACCTTGTGCGCATCGACCAAAAGATCAACGACAAACAACATATATTTGGACGATTCAGCCAATGGAACAATTTGAATCTTCCTGAGGATCCACTCGGAACCGGTCTCTGCCTGGATCGTTGCACAGAGACAATGACCTCGAAGGCGATCGCTATTGGCTACAACTACGTCTTCAGCCCGAATGTCATTGGCAATCTGGACATTTCTGCAAGCCGCTTTAACTATCTTCGGACACCAAAGAATTCGGGGTTTGACTTCACAAGTATTGGCTGGCCTTCCGGGTTCAATACTCAGTTGCCATCCTCACTCAGAACGCCGCCCACTCCCGACGTTCTGGGTATGTCCGACAACGTCATGGCCTCCCAGGGGCAGAGCTATATCGTCGACCATGATACCCAGTACTGGATATCGCCCTCTATCACCCTGGTGCATGGACGTCACACCTTCCAGCTTGGCTTTCAAGATGAAATCACGCTGGACGACTACGCCCAGAGCAACATCGTCAGCGGATCTCTCGGGTTTAGCGGCTCCTACACAGAGGACTACGATACTACTGTGAATCCGACAGGGGCTCAGTTAGCGTTCGCGGATTACCTGCTGGGATGGGCTCAGAATCCAAGCAACGTGGGTAACCACTTTTTTGGCGACGCTGTCATTCCGAATCTGGTGGCCGGGAAGCAGAAGCTCCTTGCTGGTTACGTCAATGATACCTACCACGCGACTAACAAACTGACACTCAACCTTGGTCTGCGTTACGACTACCAGAGCCCGTGGACAGAGCGGTTTAACCGGCAGTCATACTTCAATCCACTCGCGGTCGATCCGCTTGCCAGTGCCGCAACCGGTCTGACCGTGCTTGGTGCTGCCGGTCTGGTGGATACGCCAGGGCACTCCAGCCGCTACAATCTGGATACGAACAAACTTGGCATTGCACCGCGTGTTGGCTTCGCTTACGGTTTCGACTCCAAGACTGTGATACGCGGCGGATATGGATTGTTCTGGATGCCGATTGATGCTAATTGGGCTACCAATCCTCTCAATGATCCTGTTAACTCCATTCAAACGGATTACACAGGAAACAATGGCAATACAGAAGTTCCAACGAACACGATTACCACGCCGTGGATCAGCTTTGTCCAGCCGCCTGGGCGCACTCCGTCGTCGATTACCGGAGTTTCGCTTGCTGCGGTGGACCTTGAGGGTTCAGCGAACCCGACTTTTGACATTCCGGAATACAACTATGGCTACATGCAGCAATGGAACCTGGATATCCAGCGCTCTCTGTGGGGTGGATGGTTCGCCGATGTAGCTTATGCAGCCAATAAAGGAACACACCTGCCTCAGTACAGCCAGCAAGTAGACCAGTTAGGAGACAACTATCTCGCCCAGGCAGCCCTGCAATACCAGGCAGGATTGGTTTCCAACCCGGCAAATCCCTATGCGGCCGTCAGCATCACTCAGTTAGTCACAAATCCATTCGCGGCCAGTTCCGCCCCGGGCAGTGCGCTGTCGTCGGCGACAACTACTTCGGGACAATTGTTGAGGCCCTTCCCTCAGTACAACGGCCTGCAATATGCGGGCCAGGGAAGCTTTGGCAGCATCTATCACTCGCTTCAGGCGACTCTGCAGAAGCGGTTCAGCGGCGGAGGTACGCTTCTGGCGGCATACACGTGGTCCAAGCTTCTCAGCAACACGGACACCATCACTTCGTGGCTCGAAACCGGAGGCACGGGAGCAATTCAGGACTGGAATAACCTGCGTGGCGAGAAGTCTGTTTCGTCGCAGAACGTTCCGCAGCACCTGATCGTGAGCTATGTTTTGGATCTCCCGTTTGGTAACAAGCAAAAATACCTGAATGGCGTCTCTCCCCTGACCAACAAGTTTGTAGGTGGTTGGGGAGTCGATGGCGTGACGACTTTCCAAGATGGTTTCCCCGTTAACATCAATGCTGTGAGCAATGGCGCAAACTACTATGGTGCCGGGCTTCGTCCCAACGTAGTGGCAGGTTGCAACAAAGCCACCAGTGGGAGCGCTGACCAGCGCGTGAAGAGCGGCCTGGCCGGCAATGCCGGCTGGATAAACCCTGCATGTTTCACGGAACCAGCGCCGTATACCTTCGGCAATGAACCACGTGTCGATCCGACTCTCAAAGCTCAAGGTATCGACAACTGGGATTTTGCCGCCTTCAAACACACTACCTTCGGCCCCGATCAAAGGCTGGGATTTGAATTTCGGTGCGAGATATTCAACACCTTCAACCATGTGCAGTTCATACCTCCGGCAAATGGGTTCGGGTCTTCGAACTTCGGCGTGATCTCGGGCCAGGGCCAGCTCAACAATCCGCGGCTTGTGCAGTTCGCGGGGAAGATAGTCTTCTGA
- a CDS encoding tetratricopeptide repeat protein, giving the protein MSYVRVFAICPFASAPTLLRRSTRWPTLLPAMLAISLSISIKAQQPSDMAAAREAMEAKNYSAAEKFYRKALAQSPAAEAVLTDLGLSLQMQGRSAEAMHYYSLALKQRYVPETYALLAEEKCRMGELDSLRPMLAKIYHEERKNIRVASAVASCYLDLDEPIESVEIYDELLKSNDYPEDLALVQSAKSYLRSGQFFAAKLSKAHGSEPFLAALREAPTSGSQGARSAFAEAERISPYFRPDLSWSEAVERWRQHPQDVALLYLLSVLSAEQGMQQIERCTDRYSTSPYLAQFQADVLADQGHEEEAVAEYERLIREHPELADLHYSLGLLREKHDEWELASQSFRAELASNPVDERPAAHLSKCMLQLEQYAALRDFLQPLMKTSHPPQWASLNLAEAEQKLGDSATAIRVLTAAEREPNPDKLVHYRLMHLYSISGRTDDAKREYALFQAASSK; this is encoded by the coding sequence ATGAGTTATGTGAGAGTCTTCGCGATCTGCCCTTTTGCTTCGGCACCGACGCTGCTTCGTCGTAGCACACGGTGGCCCACTCTTCTGCCCGCGATGCTCGCAATATCACTCTCAATCTCGATCAAGGCCCAGCAGCCTTCAGACATGGCCGCCGCCCGCGAGGCGATGGAAGCGAAGAACTACTCTGCTGCCGAGAAGTTTTATCGAAAGGCCCTTGCACAGTCCCCCGCAGCCGAAGCGGTTCTCACCGACCTGGGCCTGAGCCTCCAGATGCAGGGCCGTTCGGCGGAGGCGATGCACTATTACTCTCTTGCGCTCAAGCAGAGATATGTCCCCGAAACCTACGCACTGCTGGCAGAAGAGAAATGCCGCATGGGGGAGTTGGATAGCCTCAGGCCGATGCTGGCGAAGATCTACCACGAAGAGCGCAAGAACATCCGTGTCGCATCCGCTGTCGCTTCGTGTTATCTGGATTTAGACGAGCCGATCGAATCCGTGGAGATCTACGACGAACTCCTCAAGAGCAATGACTACCCGGAAGATCTGGCACTCGTGCAGTCAGCGAAATCCTATCTTCGCAGCGGACAGTTCTTTGCCGCCAAACTAAGTAAGGCTCATGGTTCAGAGCCATTTCTCGCCGCTCTCCGGGAAGCTCCAACCAGCGGCTCACAGGGAGCGCGCAGTGCGTTTGCAGAGGCGGAGAGAATCTCACCTTACTTCCGTCCCGACCTCAGTTGGTCCGAGGCTGTCGAACGCTGGAGACAGCACCCTCAGGACGTAGCGCTTTTGTATCTGCTCTCGGTTCTTAGCGCGGAACAAGGTATGCAGCAGATCGAGCGGTGTACAGATCGTTATTCCACATCGCCCTATCTCGCACAATTCCAGGCAGACGTGCTGGCTGATCAGGGTCACGAAGAAGAAGCAGTTGCAGAGTATGAGCGACTCATCCGCGAACATCCTGAACTTGCAGATCTTCATTACAGTCTCGGCTTGCTTCGCGAAAAGCATGATGAGTGGGAGCTGGCGTCTCAGTCGTTTCGTGCTGAACTGGCGTCCAACCCGGTAGATGAACGTCCGGCGGCCCATCTAAGCAAATGCATGCTGCAATTGGAGCAGTATGCAGCGTTGCGCGATTTCCTCCAGCCCTTGATGAAAACGTCGCATCCTCCGCAGTGGGCAAGCCTCAATCTGGCGGAGGCAGAGCAGAAGCTTGGGGATTCAGCGACAGCCATCCGAGTGCTGACGGCGGCCGAACGCGAGCCCAACCCCGACAAGCTTGTGCACTATCGCCTGATGCATCTTTATTCCATTTCTGGCCGGACTGACGATGCAAAACGCGAGTACGCTCTCTTTCAAGCTGCTTCCTCTAAATAA
- a CDS encoding CRTAC1 family protein — MKQRFGSWRGSRARLSRRAFLSGSLAAAASAAFGQGVVTHKRVALPRGKRSGLPFNARFIEIARQAGLDHPILYGSPSPKDYILESLGCGCAFIDYDNDGWIDILILGGNSLTHPDTVVTNRLYHNNRDGTFRDVTQEAGLTKSGWACGVCVGDYNNDGFDDLFLTYWGQNVLYRNNGNGTFTDVTREAGLLNAPENGATRWGTGCTFVDYNRDGYLDLFVANYVGFDSSQTPRPGEKPYCYFHNVPVNCGPRGLPFGRHSLYRNNRDGTFSDVSEKAGIAGIRSNYGLTAVAADFDDDGWPDIYVACDSSPSLLLLNNHDGTFREDGGVRGVAYSDDGQEQAGMGVAVGDFDGDGRLDIFKTNFAEDLPVLYRNLGKGIFEDATRESGLAVDNRFVCWGTGLEDFDNDGWPDISIVTGHIYPDFELHFPDSPYKSPLLLFRNLGQGHFEELFDEAGTAIQVPHSSRGLVFGDFDNDGDIDMLVVNMGEPPSLFRNDVSGHNHWIKIRPEGTTSNRSAIGTRIEVIANGRKQLKEQQSQSSFVSCNDFRLHFGLGSATVADAHVRWPSGQLQSFLGLKADQLYTIKEGKGIVPNRGWK, encoded by the coding sequence ATGAAACAACGATTTGGTTCCTGGCGCGGCTCGAGGGCTAGACTGTCACGGCGTGCGTTTCTCTCGGGCTCATTGGCCGCCGCTGCGAGTGCGGCATTCGGGCAAGGCGTAGTAACTCACAAACGCGTCGCATTGCCGCGTGGAAAGAGATCCGGCCTGCCATTCAACGCACGTTTCATAGAGATTGCGCGCCAGGCGGGGCTGGATCATCCGATACTCTATGGTTCACCAAGTCCCAAGGATTACATCCTCGAATCGCTCGGATGCGGGTGTGCATTTATCGACTACGACAACGATGGATGGATCGACATTCTCATTCTCGGCGGAAACAGCCTTACTCATCCAGATACCGTCGTCACCAACCGCCTCTATCACAACAACCGGGACGGTACCTTTCGAGATGTCACTCAGGAGGCAGGCCTGACCAAGTCAGGCTGGGCTTGCGGCGTTTGCGTTGGGGATTACAACAATGACGGCTTCGATGATCTTTTTCTGACCTACTGGGGGCAAAACGTACTGTACCGAAACAACGGGAACGGAACCTTTACTGATGTGACCCGTGAGGCTGGATTACTGAACGCACCGGAGAATGGCGCAACGCGCTGGGGAACTGGTTGTACTTTTGTCGACTACAACCGCGACGGATATCTGGATCTCTTTGTAGCGAATTACGTTGGCTTCGATTCCTCCCAAACGCCTCGCCCTGGAGAAAAGCCTTACTGCTACTTCCATAATGTACCGGTCAATTGCGGTCCGCGCGGCCTCCCATTCGGACGGCATAGCCTTTATCGCAATAATCGCGATGGCACCTTCAGCGATGTCAGCGAGAAAGCCGGCATTGCAGGCATACGCAGTAACTATGGTCTCACCGCGGTCGCTGCCGATTTCGACGACGATGGTTGGCCCGATATCTATGTAGCATGTGACTCCAGCCCAAGCCTATTGCTGCTGAACAACCATGACGGCACATTTCGCGAAGATGGCGGAGTGAGGGGCGTCGCCTATAGCGACGATGGTCAGGAACAGGCAGGCATGGGAGTTGCCGTGGGCGACTTCGATGGCGACGGCCGCCTGGACATATTCAAAACAAATTTTGCGGAAGACTTGCCGGTGCTCTACCGCAATCTAGGCAAAGGCATCTTCGAAGATGCCACGCGTGAGAGCGGTCTCGCCGTCGACAACCGGTTTGTATGCTGGGGGACTGGCCTCGAAGACTTTGACAACGATGGATGGCCGGACATCTCCATAGTTACCGGGCATATTTATCCCGACTTCGAGCTTCACTTTCCGGATTCTCCGTACAAGAGCCCGCTACTGCTCTTCCGCAACTTGGGTCAAGGACATTTTGAGGAACTGTTCGATGAGGCAGGCACGGCGATTCAGGTTCCACACTCTAGCCGTGGTCTTGTCTTTGGCGACTTTGACAACGATGGCGATATCGATATGCTCGTTGTCAACATGGGAGAGCCGCCTTCCCTGTTTCGAAACGATGTTTCAGGCCATAATCACTGGATCAAGATCAGGCCCGAAGGCACTACTTCCAACCGGTCCGCAATTGGCACGCGCATTGAAGTAATCGCAAACGGCAGAAAGCAACTCAAGGAACAGCAGAGTCAATCCAGCTTTGTTTCCTGCAACGATTTCCGTCTCCATTTCGGGCTTGGCAGCGCGACCGTGGCGGATGCGCATGTGCGCTGGCCGAGCGGTCAGCTTCAATCATTCCTAGGGCTCAAGGCTGACCAGCTATACACCATCAAAGAAGGTAAAGGCATCGTACCCAATCGTGGCTGGAAATAG
- a CDS encoding anti-sigma factor has translation MQKTEERGDHERFKELCALAQADALSFVEQRELASHLQTCSSCREICAQFRLIGTEGMRFLSGDHAPSEEAMQWDSSRVRRRLFEAIQEEASSVVDIRRASPVAEAQRTLWPGISRPLWAALAACLMVAVALGAYRAGEWKGAMDRNASNGSALPAVVLSPPMHNPTNLLASQTAQVSALEQLLSAQRREVDRLDAALNLSEQRAVELTNLGDKKDSDLHQLIEERDKLAVQLAASQDANKTIQASVASLRTDHDEAVARAASLEEKVSDLTIAARDQGRRLKDDEQYLSSDRDIRELMGARKLYIADVFDVDSVSRTRKPFGRVFYTQNKSLVFYAFDLDHQPGVKNASTFQVWGQKDSELNAESHPMNLGVLYEDSESNRRWVLRTDDSKQLAEIDAVFVTVEPHGGSEKPTGKPFLYALLRKEANHP, from the coding sequence ATGCAAAAGACTGAGGAACGGGGCGATCACGAAAGATTCAAGGAGTTGTGTGCTCTGGCACAGGCCGACGCGCTCAGTTTCGTAGAGCAGCGAGAGCTTGCGAGTCATTTGCAGACATGCAGCTCGTGCCGGGAGATCTGCGCTCAGTTCAGATTGATCGGGACAGAAGGCATGCGGTTCCTTTCCGGGGATCATGCTCCATCGGAAGAGGCGATGCAGTGGGACAGCAGCAGGGTGAGACGGAGGCTGTTCGAAGCGATTCAGGAGGAAGCATCAAGCGTCGTGGACATCCGGCGTGCCTCGCCGGTAGCCGAGGCGCAGCGAACGCTGTGGCCTGGCATAAGTAGGCCACTGTGGGCCGCTCTTGCCGCGTGCCTGATGGTCGCAGTGGCGTTGGGAGCTTATCGCGCCGGAGAATGGAAGGGTGCAATGGATCGAAATGCGTCGAACGGCTCGGCATTGCCGGCAGTCGTACTTTCGCCGCCGATGCATAACCCCACGAATCTGCTTGCTTCGCAGACAGCTCAAGTCTCAGCGCTGGAACAGTTGTTGTCCGCTCAACGACGGGAAGTTGATCGATTAGACGCTGCCTTGAACCTTTCCGAGCAACGCGCAGTTGAGCTCACCAATTTAGGTGACAAAAAGGATAGCGACCTGCATCAGCTCATCGAAGAACGAGACAAGCTAGCTGTGCAACTCGCAGCCTCTCAGGATGCGAACAAGACGATCCAGGCCAGCGTGGCCAGCCTGCGCACGGATCACGATGAGGCCGTTGCGCGGGCAGCATCTCTGGAGGAAAAGGTCTCGGATTTGACGATTGCGGCTCGCGACCAGGGCCGGCGACTGAAGGACGATGAGCAGTATCTGTCTTCCGATCGAGACATTCGGGAACTCATGGGAGCACGTAAGCTTTATATCGCCGACGTCTTTGACGTCGACAGTGTGAGCCGAACTCGCAAGCCGTTTGGCCGGGTGTTTTACACGCAAAACAAATCATTGGTGTTTTACGCGTTCGATCTCGATCATCAGCCGGGTGTCAAGAATGCGAGTACCTTTCAGGTCTGGGGACAGAAAGACTCGGAATTGAATGCAGAATCTCATCCGATGAATCTTGGTGTTCTTTACGAGGATAGCGAATCGAATCGCCGATGGGTGCTTCGCACCGATGATTCGAAGCAACTGGCCGAAATCGATGCCGTATTCGTAACTGTCGAGCCGCATGGAGGCAGCGAGAAGCCGACCGGAAAACCATTCCTGTATGCCTTGCTCCGGAAAGAAGCCAATCACCCTTGA
- a CDS encoding sigma-70 family RNA polymerase sigma factor — MAIEEISTGSYGSQIKSVESAAKNSTVNLYGALSVHVPKFSTKFCGFGSFLFVWNLIQLREYIFVCLIGWLALASEVNLIGRTTRTGSLFLLAPSILEEVETTSTQRKVQDAVSQGVESAEPSDEKLVSLLCAGDPRALNTLFERYANLVYGIAFRILQEVGEAEDAVQECFLYVFRKAALFDPSRGSAKIWIVQIAYSRALDQRTHLRRKKFYQRGDIDSHGLLEELPEQGDMEREVEARLDFGRLRAGFEELTEIQRETLKLFYFEEIGLREISERLHEPLGNVRHHFYRGLERLRKSAVVGRVRMHEDAKD, encoded by the coding sequence TTGGCAATCGAAGAGATCTCGACAGGTTCCTATGGGAGCCAAATTAAATCAGTAGAGTCTGCAGCGAAGAATTCTACAGTGAATCTATACGGCGCTCTTAGCGTGCATGTACCAAAGTTTTCTACGAAATTTTGCGGCTTTGGGAGTTTCTTATTTGTCTGGAATCTGATCCAGTTGCGAGAGTATATTTTCGTGTGTCTCATAGGGTGGCTTGCTTTGGCCAGTGAAGTTAATTTGATAGGACGAACCACTCGGACTGGAAGCTTGTTTCTCCTCGCGCCATCGATACTTGAAGAAGTAGAAACCACGAGTACGCAGCGAAAAGTACAAGATGCGGTTTCGCAAGGGGTCGAATCCGCAGAGCCGAGTGACGAAAAACTCGTGTCCCTCTTGTGCGCCGGCGATCCGAGAGCGCTCAATACACTATTCGAGCGTTACGCCAACCTTGTATATGGCATCGCATTCCGCATCCTGCAGGAGGTTGGCGAGGCGGAGGACGCCGTGCAAGAGTGTTTCCTCTATGTGTTTCGGAAGGCTGCGCTTTTCGATCCGTCCAGGGGAAGCGCAAAGATATGGATTGTTCAGATCGCCTACAGCCGGGCGCTTGACCAGAGGACTCACTTGCGGCGCAAAAAGTTCTATCAACGGGGGGATATCGATTCCCACGGATTGCTTGAGGAGCTGCCAGAGCAGGGCGATATGGAGCGGGAGGTCGAGGCCAGGCTTGATTTCGGACGACTGCGCGCCGGATTCGAAGAATTGACCGAGATTCAGCGAGAAACGCTGAAATTGTTTTATTTTGAAGAGATAGGGCTGAGAGAGATCAGTGAGCGACTCCACGAGCCTCTCGGTAACGTGCGTCACCATTTTTATCGGGGTCTTGAACGGCTGCGCAAGAGCGCGGTAGTCGGAAGGGTACGAATGCACGAAGATGCAAAAGACTGA